A DNA window from Micromonospora sp. NBC_01739 contains the following coding sequences:
- a CDS encoding TIGR03084 family metal-binding protein: MTEQPNVIADLIAEGEDIDRLVADLDEQGWATPTPAPGWTVAHQVAHLAATFRLAALAASNPEAFQGVISRLTPNFSANVDAALAEFLAEPPPVLLSRWRAERAGAEKALAALPPDQMVPWLVRPLPAAVLAMAGMMETFAHGQDIADALGVRREYTDRVGHLVAFAVRTWDFGYLARELPVPEVEFRFELTAPSGKVWCFGPEDSAQRITGPAVDFCLLVTRRRHRDDLGLTASGEIADGWLDIAQAYRGPAGEGRRPGQFAAASR, translated from the coding sequence GTGACGGAGCAGCCGAACGTGATCGCCGACCTCATCGCCGAGGGCGAGGATATCGACAGGTTGGTCGCCGACCTTGACGAGCAGGGTTGGGCGACGCCCACCCCGGCGCCCGGGTGGACGGTCGCTCACCAGGTTGCCCACCTGGCTGCCACCTTCCGGCTGGCGGCGCTCGCCGCGTCGAACCCGGAGGCATTCCAGGGGGTCATCTCCCGACTGACGCCGAACTTCAGCGCCAACGTCGACGCCGCTCTGGCCGAGTTCCTGGCGGAGCCGCCACCGGTCCTGCTGTCCCGGTGGCGGGCCGAGCGGGCCGGTGCCGAGAAGGCTCTCGCCGCGTTGCCGCCGGACCAGATGGTGCCGTGGCTGGTCCGGCCTCTGCCCGCTGCCGTGCTGGCCATGGCCGGCATGATGGAGACCTTCGCCCACGGGCAGGACATCGCCGACGCCCTGGGCGTACGGCGGGAGTACACCGACCGGGTCGGTCACCTGGTCGCCTTCGCCGTCCGTACCTGGGACTTCGGCTACCTGGCCCGGGAGTTGCCGGTGCCGGAGGTGGAGTTCCGGTTCGAGTTGACCGCCCCCTCGGGCAAGGTGTGGTGTTTCGGCCCGGAGGACTCGGCCCAGCGGATCACCGGCCCCGCGGTCGACTTCTGCCTGCTGGTCACCCGCCGCCGCCACCGTGACGACCTGGGGTTGACGGCCTCCGGTGAGATCGCCGACGGCTGGCTCGACATCGCGCAGGCCTACCGCGGGCCGGCGGGTGAGGGCCGGCGTCCCGGTCAGTTCGCGGCGGCCAGCCGCTGA
- a CDS encoding nucleotidyltransferase family protein — protein sequence MRKDELRDLVRRSPWLIQALGVVRDSALPDAWIGAGVIRDLVWAERYGNGFDPSSVRDVDVAFLDPTDLSRDNDDRATERLETAWPEPPWEAKNQAAVHTWYPAKFGGGAVPPLRSIAEAVATWPEYATAVAIRLDPHDHIAVCAPHSLDDLLDGIWRPNPSRVSPEISRQRLARHRPTDRWPGVRVIT from the coding sequence ATGCGAAAAGACGAACTGCGGGATCTGGTACGGCGCAGCCCCTGGCTGATCCAGGCGCTGGGCGTCGTGCGGGACTCCGCCCTGCCGGACGCCTGGATCGGCGCCGGCGTCATCCGCGACCTCGTCTGGGCCGAACGGTACGGCAACGGCTTCGACCCGAGCTCGGTACGCGACGTCGACGTCGCCTTCCTCGACCCGACCGACCTCAGCCGCGACAACGACGACCGCGCCACCGAACGGCTGGAAACGGCCTGGCCGGAGCCACCATGGGAAGCGAAGAACCAAGCCGCCGTACACACCTGGTACCCGGCGAAGTTCGGCGGCGGTGCGGTACCGCCCCTGCGCAGCATCGCCGAAGCAGTCGCCACCTGGCCCGAATACGCCACCGCCGTGGCCATCCGCCTCGACCCACACGACCACATCGCCGTCTGCGCACCACACAGCCTCGACGACCTCCTCGACGGGATTTGGCGACCCAACCCCAGCAGAGTCAGCCCGGAAATCTCCCGCCAGCGACTCGCCCGCCACCGCCCCACCGACCGCTGGCCCGGCGTCCGTGTCATCACCTGA
- a CDS encoding DUF1702 family protein: MRAWQRLRRRVLTPDISQTKCDVRGFHVKDEATRDRLETVGASFLAGFGEAAEARVVDDVVAPLERLAPTWRGFAYEGAAMGLAIRDALPGRGGRVTEFLTGPGDPHVYMAYVGVGWAMARLPRFLWSRLSAPDPLLRWLVLDGYGFHQAYFRTASYIEGRYREATFPWPGDDPGGYAVRAIDQGVGRASWFVVGADPDRLARLFAGFPERRRADLWAGTGLAATYAGGADKAELERLRELSGAYHGELAQGSAFAAGARVRAGLVVPHNEVATRVLCGLSTEEASAVTDEARVKVAPANGLPAYEVWRQRIKNVLVSA; the protein is encoded by the coding sequence ATGAGAGCTTGGCAAAGGCTGCGACGGCGTGTTCTTACCCCCGACATTTCCCAGACGAAGTGTGATGTTCGGGGTTTCCACGTCAAGGACGAGGCGACGCGTGACCGGCTGGAGACCGTCGGCGCATCGTTCCTCGCCGGATTCGGCGAGGCTGCGGAGGCCCGCGTCGTAGACGACGTGGTGGCCCCACTGGAGCGGCTGGCCCCCACCTGGCGCGGCTTCGCCTACGAGGGCGCCGCGATGGGCCTGGCCATCCGCGACGCACTGCCCGGACGGGGCGGGCGGGTGACCGAATTCCTCACCGGCCCCGGTGACCCGCACGTCTACATGGCGTACGTGGGGGTGGGTTGGGCGATGGCCCGGCTACCCCGGTTCCTCTGGTCCCGGCTGTCCGCGCCGGACCCGCTGCTGCGCTGGCTGGTGCTGGACGGCTACGGCTTCCACCAGGCGTACTTCCGGACCGCCAGCTACATCGAGGGGCGGTACCGCGAGGCGACCTTCCCGTGGCCGGGCGACGACCCGGGCGGGTACGCGGTCCGCGCGATCGACCAGGGGGTCGGCCGGGCCTCCTGGTTCGTGGTCGGGGCCGACCCGGACCGACTGGCCCGCCTGTTCGCCGGGTTCCCCGAGCGGCGTCGGGCGGACCTGTGGGCCGGTACCGGCCTGGCCGCCACCTACGCCGGCGGCGCCGACAAGGCGGAGCTGGAGCGGCTGCGCGAGCTGTCCGGGGCGTACCACGGGGAACTGGCCCAGGGATCGGCCTTCGCGGCCGGGGCCAGGGTGCGCGCCGGCCTGGTGGTGCCGCACAACGAGGTGGCCACCCGGGTGCTCTGCGGGCTGTCCACCGAGGAGGCCTCGGCGGTCACCGACGAGGCCCGGGTCAAGGTGGCGCCGGCGAACGGCCTACCAGCGTACGAAGTGTGGCGGCAGCGGATCAAAAACGTTCTTGTGTCGGCCTGA
- a CDS encoding DUF5987 family protein — protein MQPDNSERDPERTQVLEAFADTIIPGEKRFPGDRTVAGVAAGGGAVAAGAIELLEDPAGGLAEGLDSLAFALNEHAGQYASDHGLTLDPTVPPFVALSFEHRTALVSILTRPDHPEKQMWVGLALFSNMAFDSAAHLSTPEALAAGHPGLLTIGYELPQEDGIWRFDSFSYGRELADLHPDTTATGSPA, from the coding sequence GTGCAGCCCGACAATTCCGAGCGCGACCCGGAGCGGACCCAGGTGCTCGAGGCGTTCGCCGACACCATCATTCCCGGCGAGAAGCGGTTTCCCGGGGACCGCACCGTGGCCGGGGTGGCGGCCGGCGGCGGAGCGGTGGCGGCCGGTGCCATCGAGCTACTCGAAGACCCGGCCGGCGGTCTGGCCGAAGGGCTGGACTCCCTGGCCTTCGCCCTCAACGAGCACGCAGGGCAGTACGCCAGCGACCACGGTCTGACCCTGGACCCGACGGTGCCGCCCTTCGTGGCGCTGTCGTTCGAACACCGCACCGCCCTGGTGTCCATACTCACCCGGCCGGACCACCCGGAGAAGCAGATGTGGGTGGGCCTGGCCCTGTTCAGCAACATGGCCTTCGACAGCGCCGCGCACCTCAGCACCCCCGAGGCGCTGGCCGCCGGCCACCCCGGATTGCTCACCATCGGCTACGAACTTCCGCAGGAAGACGGCATCTGGCGCTTCGATTCCTTCTCCTACGGCCGGGAACTGGCCGACCTTCACCCTGACACGACGGCGACGGGCAGCCCAGCATGA
- a CDS encoding SCP2 sterol-binding domain-containing protein, which yields MDPVEFARLVKRTPVDELRQVLRGDRRAEILDHLIGAMPAVFRPEVAGKTRAVVHWRIGDRADGGVDSYEMVIADGVCTLSPRVDAKPQLTLSLAAVDFVHLVTGNAHAVMLVMKGRLKTRGELGLTARFPNFFAAPKP from the coding sequence ATGGATCCTGTCGAGTTCGCCCGGCTGGTCAAGCGCACCCCGGTTGACGAGCTGCGTCAGGTTTTGCGCGGTGATCGGCGGGCTGAGATTCTCGATCACCTGATCGGCGCGATGCCGGCCGTGTTCCGACCTGAGGTTGCCGGCAAGACCCGTGCGGTGGTGCATTGGCGCATCGGTGACCGGGCCGACGGTGGGGTCGACTCCTACGAGATGGTCATCGCCGACGGGGTGTGCACCCTGTCGCCTCGGGTCGACGCGAAACCGCAGCTGACGTTGAGTCTTGCCGCGGTCGACTTCGTCCACCTGGTCACCGGTAACGCACACGCGGTGATGCTGGTGATGAAGGGCCGGTTGAAGACCCGTGGGGAGCTCGGGTTGACCGCCCGGTTCCCCAACTTCTTCGCCGCGCCCAAGCCCTGA
- a CDS encoding GMC family oxidoreductase, giving the protein MTSIESTDVLIIGSGFGGAIPAYHLAAGGAQVTVLERGPWLQGEEFDHDFLLGSSYTRVFDFVVGDGMSVLGGNCVGGGSVVYFATMPRAPRFVFERRGSIGRRMWPASISRDTLEPWYDRVAEALPITRQTWDKIPFAGGLFAAACKHAGRTANPAPSAVDVDMCTNCNWMMAGCRFDAKRSLLMNYLPAALAHGAQIRPLHEVQRITRKEDGSYRVHYRIVDGEDYRILHDEGAIDAKLVIVAAGAGATPVILQRSEPALGTMPHAVGRYFSGNGERLNTAVFDEDRVREVLGLSRPDGRAYEAYQIGRGPTVASWDRLDGNLPEFERYSLEQLYFPPGLGTILAQAPDATGPSWFGVDKKEMLRRWKSWLTIFIMSEDDNEGVFGPPPETGNAHRFSQQMLGHGPLSYRPTENTRRGWSLADAEIKDILERDGLAKVEPWTNDLVGAYTVHPLASCRIGDDPATSALDDRHELRGHPGIFVTDGSAVPGALTVNPASTIAALAERAVPGIVRAAQERGISVKYGAPSPDGATAGRRAVLSR; this is encoded by the coding sequence ATGACCAGTATCGAATCGACCGACGTTCTCATCATCGGCAGCGGCTTCGGCGGGGCGATCCCCGCGTACCACCTGGCCGCCGGTGGTGCCCAGGTGACCGTGCTGGAGCGCGGCCCCTGGCTACAGGGCGAGGAGTTCGACCACGACTTCCTGCTCGGCTCGTCGTACACCCGGGTCTTCGACTTCGTGGTGGGTGACGGCATGAGTGTGCTCGGCGGCAACTGCGTCGGCGGCGGCAGCGTGGTCTACTTCGCCACCATGCCGCGCGCGCCGCGCTTCGTCTTCGAGCGGCGCGGCAGCATCGGCCGCCGGATGTGGCCGGCCTCGATCAGCCGGGACACCCTGGAACCCTGGTACGACCGGGTCGCCGAGGCGCTGCCGATCACCCGGCAGACCTGGGACAAGATCCCGTTCGCCGGTGGTCTGTTCGCCGCAGCCTGCAAGCACGCCGGGCGCACCGCCAACCCGGCGCCGTCCGCGGTCGACGTGGACATGTGCACCAACTGCAACTGGATGATGGCCGGTTGCCGGTTCGACGCCAAGCGTTCGCTGCTGATGAACTACCTGCCGGCGGCCCTGGCGCACGGCGCGCAGATCCGGCCACTGCACGAGGTGCAGCGGATCACCCGCAAGGAGGACGGCAGCTACCGGGTGCACTACCGGATCGTCGACGGCGAGGACTACCGCATCCTGCACGACGAGGGTGCGATCGACGCGAAGCTCGTCATCGTGGCGGCGGGCGCCGGTGCCACCCCGGTGATCCTGCAACGGTCGGAGCCCGCTCTGGGCACCATGCCGCACGCGGTGGGGCGTTACTTCTCCGGCAACGGCGAGCGACTGAACACCGCCGTCTTCGACGAGGACCGGGTGCGGGAGGTGCTCGGGCTGTCCCGCCCGGACGGGCGGGCCTATGAGGCGTACCAGATCGGGCGCGGCCCGACCGTGGCCAGTTGGGACCGGCTCGACGGCAACCTGCCCGAGTTCGAGCGGTACTCGCTGGAGCAGCTCTACTTCCCGCCGGGGCTGGGCACCATCCTGGCGCAGGCGCCCGACGCCACCGGCCCCAGCTGGTTCGGGGTGGACAAGAAGGAGATGCTGCGGCGCTGGAAGTCCTGGCTGACGATCTTCATCATGTCCGAGGACGACAACGAGGGCGTCTTCGGGCCGCCGCCGGAGACCGGCAACGCGCACCGCTTCTCCCAGCAGATGCTGGGGCACGGTCCGCTGAGCTACCGGCCGACCGAGAACACCCGGCGAGGCTGGTCGCTGGCCGACGCCGAGATCAAGGACATCCTGGAACGCGACGGGCTGGCCAAGGTCGAACCGTGGACGAATGACCTGGTCGGCGCGTACACGGTGCACCCCTTGGCGTCCTGCCGGATCGGCGACGACCCGGCCACCTCGGCCCTGGACGACCGACACGAGCTGCGGGGGCATCCCGGGATCTTCGTCACGGACGGGTCGGCCGTTCCCGGCGCCCTCACGGTGAACCCGGCCTCCACCATCGCGGCCCTGGCGGAACGTGCCGTGCCGGGCATCGTCCGGGCCGCCCAGGAACGGGGCATCTCCGTCAAGTACGGCGCCCCGTCCCCTGACGGCGCCACCGCGGGCCGCCGAGCCGTGCTCTCCCGCTGA
- a CDS encoding MerR family transcriptional regulator, which yields MRISDLSRRTGVPVATIKFYLREGLLPPGQPTGRNQAQYGESHRRRLLFIRALTGIGQLELSTVLELLAAIEDDELSLPGLYQVANRLVHPDLDNSNAAEALTAERAEVERFIDELGWQVGDDTPGRNRLAHVLAALRQLGCSCGAEFFHPYAQLAEQYAERELSLLPHDGMEVERAAAVARAVLLDAALGALREMAQEHLVTKRFGSPDATSEAAPPAPGRLSAVDPPPGKAARNPGHPAEMPCPYPRGAG from the coding sequence ATGCGCATCTCTGACCTGAGCCGCCGCACCGGCGTGCCTGTCGCCACAATCAAGTTCTACCTTCGGGAGGGCCTGCTCCCGCCGGGCCAACCGACCGGCCGCAACCAGGCGCAGTACGGCGAGTCGCACCGGCGTCGCCTGCTCTTCATCCGGGCGCTGACCGGCATCGGTCAGCTCGAGCTGTCCACCGTGCTGGAACTACTGGCGGCCATCGAGGATGACGAGCTCTCCCTGCCCGGGCTCTACCAGGTCGCCAACCGGTTGGTACACCCCGACCTGGACAACTCCAACGCCGCCGAGGCCCTGACGGCCGAACGGGCCGAGGTCGAGCGCTTCATCGACGAACTGGGCTGGCAGGTGGGAGACGACACCCCTGGCCGCAATCGGCTGGCCCACGTCCTAGCAGCGCTCCGCCAACTGGGATGCAGCTGTGGGGCCGAGTTCTTCCACCCGTACGCGCAATTGGCGGAACAGTACGCGGAACGGGAGCTGAGCCTGCTCCCGCATGACGGCATGGAGGTGGAGCGGGCCGCCGCGGTGGCCCGCGCGGTGCTGCTGGACGCAGCCCTCGGCGCGCTGCGCGAGATGGCCCAGGAGCACCTGGTCACCAAGCGCTTCGGTAGCCCGGACGCCACCTCCGAGGCGGCCCCGCCCGCACCGGGCCGCCTGTCGGCCGTCGACCCCCCGCCGGGGAAGGCCGCACGGAACCCCGGCCACCCGGCCGAGATGCCCTGCCCCTACCCCCGCGGGGCCGGCTGA
- a CDS encoding DUF1702 family protein — MPTTLGSLRRLALTPSLIETTFARRGFPVVPGPVTRRLEAIPQAVICGFEWGIDMRDQWELERRLELVEPEMRGFAYEGAAMALTVLDAMPGRRRHRARDLLAGPGRPHTFLTYIGIGFAMARLPRVLWKGVLPDLSGTPYYPTMSWLAVDGYGFDRAYFETERWVTRQELLPAYPWQGRADYFPRAVDQGIGRALWFIHGAAVADVAAAVRRFAPARQADLWSGVGLAATFAGGADLTGLRSLVEAAGEDHAHLAQGAVFAAKARHFSGFQPAHTQVGLTALAGLSVEAAAALADDVAVGGLAEGTEPDYEVWRRRIRAHFPVPTTAVS, encoded by the coding sequence ATGCCGACCACCCTGGGTTCGCTGCGGCGGCTGGCCCTGACCCCGTCGCTGATCGAGACGACCTTCGCCCGTCGGGGCTTCCCCGTCGTGCCCGGTCCGGTCACGCGCCGGCTGGAAGCCATCCCGCAGGCGGTGATCTGCGGGTTCGAATGGGGCATCGACATGCGGGACCAGTGGGAGCTGGAGCGCCGCCTGGAGCTTGTCGAACCGGAGATGCGGGGCTTCGCGTACGAGGGCGCGGCGATGGCGCTGACCGTCCTCGACGCGATGCCGGGACGCCGCCGCCACCGGGCCCGGGACCTGCTCGCCGGCCCGGGGCGCCCGCACACCTTCCTGACCTACATCGGCATCGGGTTCGCCATGGCCCGCCTGCCGCGGGTGCTGTGGAAGGGGGTGCTGCCCGACCTTAGCGGCACCCCGTACTACCCGACGATGAGCTGGCTGGCCGTCGACGGGTACGGATTCGACCGGGCGTACTTCGAGACCGAGCGGTGGGTGACCCGGCAGGAACTGCTGCCCGCGTACCCCTGGCAGGGCCGGGCGGACTACTTCCCGCGCGCCGTCGACCAGGGCATCGGCCGGGCGTTGTGGTTCATCCACGGTGCCGCCGTGGCGGATGTCGCCGCAGCGGTACGGCGGTTCGCGCCCGCCCGGCAGGCGGACCTGTGGAGCGGTGTCGGCCTGGCGGCCACCTTCGCCGGCGGTGCCGACCTGACCGGCCTGCGCTCCCTGGTGGAGGCCGCTGGGGAGGACCACGCGCACCTGGCACAGGGGGCGGTCTTCGCGGCTAAGGCCCGGCACTTCTCCGGCTTCCAGCCGGCCCACACCCAGGTCGGGCTGACGGCCCTGGCCGGCCTGTCGGTCGAGGCGGCCGCCGCCCTGGCCGACGACGTCGCGGTCGGCGGCCTGGCCGAGGGCACCGAACCGGACTACGAGGTGTGGCGGCGCCGGATCCGCGCCCATTTCCCGGTGCCCACCACGGCCGTATCTTAG
- a CDS encoding AraC family transcriptional regulator codes for MEESSKQAVDRAINTMRDNLGEQLTVDDMARAAMFSKFHFTRIFQRVTGVSPGRFLSALRLQRAKQLLVSTSLNVADISLRVGYNSVGTFSSRFTRSIGMSPTAYRRRAGYAPHIATDPGPTALSEARVHGRIPAQPGGPNTLVFLGLFADRIPEGRPVRCAVLSAGGSFRFAAVPPGTWYLLAQAVAAGEDGSPDEANHPIAVASHGPLTVNRDSDIRVDLDFQPIQSIDPPVLLALMDSRELALARLAAEEQATEALLAPATGIAPQLSEAGRKAA; via the coding sequence ATGGAGGAATCGAGCAAGCAAGCCGTGGACCGCGCGATCAACACGATGCGGGACAACCTCGGCGAGCAACTCACCGTCGACGACATGGCCCGGGCGGCCATGTTCAGCAAGTTCCACTTCACCAGGATCTTCCAGCGGGTGACCGGGGTGTCCCCAGGCCGCTTCCTGTCGGCGCTACGGCTACAGCGCGCCAAGCAGCTGCTGGTCTCCACCTCGCTCAACGTCGCCGACATCAGTCTGCGAGTGGGCTACAACAGCGTCGGCACCTTCAGCTCGCGGTTCACCCGCAGCATCGGCATGTCGCCCACCGCCTACCGACGGCGGGCCGGCTACGCCCCGCACATCGCCACCGACCCCGGCCCGACCGCCTTGTCCGAGGCGCGAGTGCACGGCCGCATCCCCGCCCAGCCCGGCGGGCCGAACACCCTGGTCTTCCTCGGCCTCTTCGCCGACCGCATTCCCGAAGGTCGCCCCGTACGCTGCGCGGTGCTGTCGGCCGGGGGTTCCTTCCGATTCGCCGCGGTGCCACCGGGCACCTGGTACCTGCTCGCCCAGGCCGTCGCCGCCGGCGAGGACGGCTCCCCCGACGAGGCCAACCACCCGATCGCGGTGGCCTCGCACGGGCCGCTGACCGTCAACCGGGACTCCGACATCCGGGTGGACCTGGACTTCCAACCGATCCAGAGCATCGACCCGCCCGTCCTGCTGGCCCTGATGGACAGCCGCGAGCTCGCGCTGGCCCGGCTCGCCGCCGAGGAGCAGGCCACCGAGGCACTGCTGGCACCCGCCACCGGGATCGCCCCACAGCTTTCCGAGGCCGGCCGCAAGGCGGCCTGA
- a CDS encoding carboxymuconolactone decarboxylase family protein, whose amino-acid sequence MTPVPAASAGGLVAEVYAQVAEEMRLVIPPALMHSPSPQVLAAYWAVAREPLVTVGAVDRGTKEAVAAAVSVANICPYCADMHTVGMYDLTGEHAAEAVGSDRVQDIADPALREVVAWARNAHLLDEAVPPPPRLTPADRAELIGVVVAFHYLTRMVNVFLANFLLPPGLAPWSRRRFKQGISRVMRPTLRDPRTPGLAAGLLPAAPLREDTAWAAPRPAVAAAIGAADRVFRAAGEATLSPEVRDMVTIRLADWRGEDTGISTDWCERLIADLEPADRSAARLALLTAFASYQVNEEVVDEFRRHHPQDRTLVEVAAWAAWSAAVLVGARQSGPVLGPSTAGH is encoded by the coding sequence GTGACCCCGGTGCCCGCCGCCTCGGCCGGCGGGCTGGTCGCCGAGGTGTACGCGCAGGTCGCCGAGGAGATGCGGCTGGTGATTCCACCCGCGTTGATGCACTCACCGTCGCCGCAGGTGCTGGCCGCGTACTGGGCTGTGGCGCGGGAACCGTTGGTCACCGTCGGTGCGGTGGACCGGGGCACCAAGGAGGCGGTGGCGGCGGCGGTGTCGGTGGCCAACATCTGCCCGTACTGCGCGGACATGCACACCGTCGGGATGTACGACCTGACCGGCGAGCACGCCGCCGAGGCGGTCGGCAGCGACCGGGTGCAGGACATCGCCGACCCGGCCCTGCGGGAGGTGGTGGCCTGGGCCCGTAACGCGCACCTGCTCGATGAGGCCGTACCGCCGCCGCCCAGGTTGACCCCCGCCGACCGGGCGGAGTTGATCGGGGTGGTCGTCGCCTTCCACTACCTGACCCGCATGGTGAACGTGTTCCTGGCGAACTTCCTGCTGCCGCCCGGGCTGGCCCCCTGGTCCCGCCGTCGGTTCAAGCAGGGGATCAGCCGGGTCATGCGCCCCACCCTGCGCGATCCGCGCACCCCGGGGCTGGCCGCAGGCCTGCTTCCCGCCGCACCGCTGCGCGAGGACACCGCCTGGGCCGCGCCCCGGCCGGCTGTCGCCGCCGCGATCGGCGCGGCCGACCGGGTCTTCCGCGCTGCCGGGGAAGCCACACTCTCCCCGGAGGTACGCGACATGGTGACCATCCGACTGGCCGACTGGCGGGGCGAGGACACCGGGATCAGCACCGACTGGTGTGAGCGGTTGATCGCTGACCTGGAGCCGGCGGACCGGTCCGCCGCGCGGCTGGCCCTGCTCACCGCGTTCGCCTCGTACCAGGTGAACGAGGAGGTCGTCGACGAGTTCCGCCGCCACCACCCGCAGGACCGCACCCTGGTCGAGGTGGCGGCGTGGGCCGCCTGGTCGGCCGCGGTGCTCGTCGGTGCCCGGCAGTCGGGCCCGGTGCTCGGGCCCTCGACCGCCGGGCACTGA
- a CDS encoding carboxymuconolactone decarboxylase family protein, with product MRKLITRVTRGATAVQLRYVAPVAPGPARGPVAKVYHQVERDFGMLAPPVALHAVAPPLLAAAWTMLREALLAPGPAGREAREIVAAGVSTANRCPYCVDVHGGTLAGLLTGPDAAAVLTGRLADLRDPRLRDLANWAVRGGPPPFPPEQGPELVGVAVVFHYLNRMVNVFLPDSPLPPVPGPVAAVLRRGAARILGGLARTTVVAGESPGLLPPAPVPSDLSWTGGRPHLVAAFSRSAAVVEAAGERSVPESVRRLVAAQLPRLEAPPPALDGTTPLLRDIRWLAECVAGLPEPDRPAGRLAMLVAYASYRVTAADIDRVRAHGYDDRALVELAAWSSLTAARYLGTRVAPAPFAD from the coding sequence GTGCGAAAGCTCATCACGAGGGTCACCCGGGGCGCCACGGCGGTGCAACTGCGGTACGTCGCACCGGTCGCACCCGGTCCGGCGCGTGGGCCGGTGGCCAAGGTGTATCACCAGGTCGAACGGGACTTCGGGATGCTCGCACCCCCGGTGGCGCTGCACGCGGTCGCCCCACCCCTGCTCGCCGCAGCCTGGACCATGCTGCGCGAGGCGTTGCTGGCACCCGGCCCCGCGGGCCGGGAAGCCCGGGAGATCGTGGCTGCCGGCGTCTCCACCGCCAACCGCTGCCCGTACTGCGTGGACGTGCACGGCGGCACCCTCGCCGGCCTGCTCACTGGTCCGGACGCGGCGGCGGTGCTGACCGGGCGACTGGCGGATCTGCGGGATCCCCGGCTACGCGACCTGGCCAACTGGGCCGTTCGCGGCGGGCCGCCGCCGTTCCCGCCCGAGCAGGGCCCCGAACTAGTCGGGGTGGCGGTGGTGTTCCACTACCTGAATCGGATGGTGAACGTATTCCTGCCGGACTCACCCCTGCCCCCGGTGCCCGGTCCGGTGGCGGCGGTGCTGCGGCGAGGCGCGGCCCGGATCCTGGGCGGACTGGCCCGTACGACCGTGGTCGCGGGTGAGTCGCCGGGCCTGCTACCCCCGGCGCCGGTGCCGTCGGACCTGTCCTGGACCGGTGGCCGGCCGCACCTGGTCGCCGCCTTCTCCCGGTCCGCCGCGGTGGTCGAGGCGGCCGGCGAGCGCAGTGTCCCCGAGTCGGTACGCCGGTTGGTGGCCGCGCAGCTGCCCCGGCTGGAGGCTCCCCCGCCCGCCCTGGACGGCACTACGCCCCTTTTGAGGGATATTCGCTGGCTAGCGGAGTGCGTGGCCGGCCTGCCGGAGCCGGATCGCCCTGCGGGACGCCTGGCGATGCTCGTGGCGTACGCCTCCTACCGGGTCACCGCCGCCGACATCGACCGGGTACGCGCCCACGGGTACGACGACCGCGCCCTGGTCGAACTGGCCGCCTGGTCTAGCCTCACCGCAGCCCGTTACCTGGGCACCCGGGTCGCGCCGGCACCATTCGCGGACTGA